The following is a genomic window from Amycolatopsis australiensis.
TCTTGTCCAGGTCGAAGCGCTGCAGCTCGGCGTCGACCAGCTCCAGCTCGATCGCGCGGCGCAGGTAGGCGCGGAAGTACGCGGGGTACTCGGCCGCCATCTCGTCCTGGCTGGCCTGACGCGGCTTGCCGGCCAGGTAGCTCAGCGCCTCGCCGCGCAGCTTGTCCAGCAGCAGCCGGGCCGAGACGTAGGAGTAGTTCGGCTCCTGCTCGACCAGCACGCGGGCGGCCATGATCTGGGCCAGGGCCAGCTCGTCGGCGCTGATGCCGTCGTAGAGGTTGCGCTTGGTCTCGGCCAGCACCGGCTCGGCGCTCACGTCTTCGAGACCGGCGACCGCCTCGCCCACGACGTGGGACACACGCGCCCAGTCGAGCGGACGCAGGACGCCGTCAGCGCCCTTGACGTTCAGCGCGGCCTCGGTCGCAGCCGGCTTCGCGGCCTCGCGGGCCTTCGCGCGCTCCTCGCGGTAAAGGACGTAGGCGCGGGCGACCTTGTGGTGCTCGCCGCGCATCAGTGCCAGCTCGACCAGGTCCTGGATCTGCTCGATGTGCAGGGCGGTCTCGGGGCCGGCGTGGCGCAGCAGGGACGCCTCGACCTGCTGGGTCAGCTCGGCGACGACGTGGTGCACGCGGGAGGACGCGGCGGCGTCGCCGCCCTCGACCGCGAGGAACGCCTTCGTCAGCGCGACCGAGATCTTCCCGGCGTCGAACGGCGACACGCTGCCGTCCCGCCGGATGACCCGGATCGCGGTGGGGGTGTCGGCGGCGGACGGCCGCTGACCGGTATCGACTGACATGCGTGTCTCCTGATTTCGGGCGCGTTCGATCGCCACACGGCCTCACGAGGCCGTGCGCAGGGGTTTCTCCAAAGCTGCCCGGCGACCCTCCGCAGCGGTCTCCCCGTCGCTGGGGGCTGCCGGTTCCCAGAGACTACATGTTGGGGTCGGTGTGTGCGCGGGACCCCAGATGGCGTGTCGCAAGGTCACCCTGGCGGGTTACGTGATCACCGAGAGGCGCTGCTCAGGCGCCCGGTGGTTCCACGGATCAGGCCGGTCCGACCGGTCCGACCGGAGTGAGGCTGGCGATCGCCCGCCGTACGTACTTCACCGAGCGGGTGGTCTCGGCGTATTTCCGGGAGATCTGCGGCAGCAGCTTCGGCCCGGCTTCGGTGGTGGTGAGCTTGCCCCGGGCGTGCCGGACCGCCAGGTGCGCGGCGGTCACCAGGGTCTCGGGATCGCTGGGCCCCAGGGTGCTCGCTCCGGCGGCCATGGTGGCGGCCAGGACGGCTTCGGCGTCCTCGTACCGGGCGAGTTGCTCGAGGACCCACCCGTGGCAGTAGCCGGCGGTCCTGGCGTGCTCGGCCGCCGGGTCGAGGAGACGGCCGAAGGTCTCGCTCACCGCCCGCAGCTCGGCCTCCGCTTCCTCATCTCCTCGAGCGCTTCGTCGTCGCGGTGGAGTCTTCGGAGCAGGTCGCCGCGTTCATGCCGGACGCGCAGCACGAAGTCGGCCGCGAGAGGCGCCGGGGATCTCAGGATGCGTTCGTAGACTGAGTTGGCGTCGCCGAGGCGTCCCAGTTCACGGAGGTTCGGGCGTAGCAGAGCTGAAGGTCGTGGAAGAGCCTGCCGTCCGTCTCGTTCCGCTCTTCCAGCTCTTCGAGAAGTGAGCGATACTCGTTGTCGGCCTCGGTCACGTCCGCCCGGACATGGTGTTCGAAACACTAACTGTCGAACTGCTCCGGGAACTGCGATCGCTCGAGAAGGAGCCGACCGCGGAAACCCGGCTCAGACCCCGAAGCGGAGGCTCGTCGAGGGCAGGGCGAGGCTCACGAACGGGCGCCGTCCGGCCAGGTAACCGAGCGGGCCGCCGGCGTTGATCGTCCAGTCGGCCGCCGCGAGGCGGGGGCGGATCTTCGCGGTGACGGGCGTCCGGACGGGCGTGCCGTCGCGGTGCTGGAGGACGTCGAACCGGCTCGGGAGCGCGAGCGGTGCACCCGGGCGACGGGTGAAGGCCGCGGTGGCGATCCAGTCGTCTCCGGTCGCCGCGGTGTACGTGCGGTCCGTGAACCGGAGTGCGGCGAGGTCCTTCGGGATGGCCCACAGCTCGCGGCCGCCGGCCAGGGAGACTTCGGAGTCCACCCAGATCTGCGTGATCGTGCACGTGGTGCGGCGCCCGCGGACCGGGACGGCGGCGAGCAGCTCGTGGTAGCTGAGCTGGCCGGGCTCGCGGTAGGCGATCCAGGCGGTGAACACGGTCGTGTGCCCGGCGACGGACAGGGCGGCCGGGTGCACGTCCCGCGCGGGGACGCGCCAGACCGACACGTGGGCGTCGGCGACCAGGTTCCAGGGCTGTGGCGGGTACGGGCTCATTTCTCCAGCCAGGGCAGGTAGTCGGGCAGGTCCTTGTCGACGCGCATGCCGAACGACGGCGGCCGCTTCTGCAGGAACGACATGACGCCTTCGACGGCGTCCGGGCTCGCGCCCAGGCCGCCGATCAGCTTCGAGTCCAGCTCGTGCACCGGGAACGGCGACTCGGCGCTCGCCATCCGGTAGAGCAGCTGGCGGGTCACCGCGACCGACACCGGCGCCGTCTTCGCCACGATCTCCCGTGCGAGCTCGTGCGCTTCCCCGAGCACGGTTCCGGCGGGGAAGACCTGGTGCACCAGCCCTTTTTCGAGGGCCTCGGCGGCGGGGAAGACGCGTCCGCTGATCATCCAGTCGAGCGCGGTGCCCATCCCGACGAGCCGGGGGAGGAACCACGCGGACGCGCCTTCGGGGTAGATGCCGCGGCGGGTGAACACGAAGCCGAACCGCGAGTCCTCCGAGGCGAGCCGGTAGTCGCAGGCGAGGGTGATCGTGATGCCGCCGCCGACGGCCGCGCCGTGCAGGGCGGCGATGACCGGCTTGTTCATGGTGAAGACCCGCTTCGAGCACCGGCCGGCGGGCTCCTGCCACGCGGCGCCGGGCCCGGTCGACGAGTCGAAGTCGAAGCCGCCCTGCGAGAGGTCGGCCCCGACGCAGAAGTCCTTGCCCGCGCCGGTCAGCA
Proteins encoded in this region:
- a CDS encoding acetoacetate decarboxylase family protein, yielding MSPYPPQPWNLVADAHVSVWRVPARDVHPAALSVAGHTTVFTAWIAYREPGQLSYHELLAAVPVRGRRTTCTITQIWVDSEVSLAGGRELWAIPKDLAALRFTDRTYTAATGDDWIATAAFTRRPGAPLALPSRFDVLQHRDGTPVRTPVTAKIRPRLAAADWTINAGGPLGYLAGRRPFVSLALPSTSLRFGV
- a CDS encoding enoyl-CoA hydratase-related protein, with protein sequence MADYAEITYAVAGRIATVTLDRPEARNGYTIRMADKLGDALDRADRDEDVRVVVLTGAGKDFCVGADLSQGGFDFDSSTGPGAAWQEPAGRCSKRVFTMNKPVIAALHGAAVGGGITITLACDYRLASEDSRFGFVFTRRGIYPEGASAWFLPRLVGMGTALDWMISGRVFPAAEALEKGLVHQVFPAGTVLGEAHELAREIVAKTAPVSVAVTRQLLYRMASAESPFPVHELDSKLIGGLGASPDAVEGVMSFLQKRPPSFGMRVDKDLPDYLPWLEK